The following coding sequences are from one Salvia hispanica cultivar TCC Black 2014 chromosome 3, UniMelb_Shisp_WGS_1.0, whole genome shotgun sequence window:
- the LOC125213645 gene encoding uncharacterized protein LOC125213645 translates to MIEERRYRGGYRGRSPSPRRPPPRSRDWKLSPYRRRGVDEYSGEGRSSRRIEERDHFEDRVSRFSDYDRDVYEDDGRRFRSPRRIGENVHFERDRDMDRERPVELSNYGDGARGGYDNEVSVGGSRRSYNEDSYRGDMRSRQLKWDEPLDGSRKSDPLSWREYGLTRGSSGVGDVNVSSSGDRDFHLQNHFLDRGRAGLPALQYLDSTMPVSLKYENRGNMHSDSSTLARGGVDDLHVSSLSGGDEDRKRYFHFRDEPHLERRGGLNDQEDNYLEKESGSLHFQDRYQGVGKALESKIYKFKEEDKLLSSRGYSKGNSDIMVSTSQHKDYNHVPMGISREGLSGYSPTRDLHMPSSDVLERGSRLAPQPIRLDGYSDTEKNMLLAEPGGQLDDKRSSSHLYVGFPESRQGDWSYAEFGRSELDRISGRINDVEEDYRDKQISRINALKRRVDACCHKEQMEEDELLNQYPSFQVQSTPDVPGSLHFRREDVDTLGTESTHLNYGAEGYYGYGGVKTEKHHADIDGHQWSQYENSDPLQSREYNPTLGGLYDSPRKRLSTVDFSFVESCERSLRDKHIREEMVYEQDIGIRISADGKGARRIYNKVDVGDEIDHLDFSKEPMSSRSDYEKTWRRSSRMHSDEPSSSNFQAHRSIEPHKSDSRDIKKRLGPTQKLHVSQRLMKTYKPSIKKRLAPPPWIKNVSSTTISNEQNHPDGGDHYHDGNHSEDHLSLAKSEPPEKSEEFKQLMQSAFFKFLKQINETPIKRNKYMEQGRKAGILKCFVCGSISKEFVGADRLAMHAVTSKKVGVRSQHLGLHKALCTLMGWKITDHPSSDWRREVMSDAETRVLKEDIIIWPPIVVVHNSSIDNTSPGERVIISSEKLDTKLRDMGYKSILKVCYGKPANQSVLLVKFNGTLSGLREAGRLDKSYIKSKHGRTDFKQLKSECGSSRGKNAVSSEREDDYLYGYLGIAEDLDKLDFNTKKRCVLKSKKQILSFVDAPIDTGRETGR, encoded by the exons ATGATTGAGGAGAGGCGATATCGAGGGGGTTATCGGGGCCGATCGCCTTCGCCTCGGCGCCCGCCGCCTAGGTCGCGGGATTGGAAGCTGTCGCCGTATCGACGGCGTGGGGTGGATGAATATTCAGGGGAGGGAAGGTCGTCGCGGAGGATTGAGGAAAGGGATCATTTTGAGGATAGGGTTTCGAGATTTTCTGATTACGATAGGGATGTGTATGAGGATGATGGTAGGAGATTTCGGAGCCCTCGGAGAATTGGGGAGAATGTTCATTTTGAAAGGGATAGGGATATGGATAGGGAAAGGCCTGTGGAATTGTCTAACTATGGAGATGGAGCTAGAGGGGGTTATGATAATGAGGTAAGTGTTGGGGGTTCTAGGAGATCTTATAATGAGGATTCATATCGTGGTGATATGAGATCGAGGCAGTTGAAGTGGGATGAGCCTTTGGATGGATCCAGGAAATCTGATCCTCTCAGCTGGAGGGAATATGGCCTCACTCGTGGATCAAGTGGCGTTGGTGATGTGAATGTCTCTAGCAGTGGTGACAGAGATTTTCATCTGCAAAATCATTTCTTGGATAGGGGTCGAGCTGGATTGCCGGCACTGCAGTATTTAGATAGCACGATGCCTGTTTCCTTGAAGTATGAGAACAGAGGAAATATGCACTCTGATTCTTCTACACTGGCTCGTGGTGGAGTGGATGATCTACATGTTAGTAGTTTAAGTGGGGGTGATGAAGATAGAAAacgatattttcattttcggGATGAACCTCATTTGGAGAGAAGGGGTGGATTAAATGACCAAGAAGATAATTATCTTGAAAAGGAAAGTGGCAGCTTGCATTTCCAGGATAGGTATCAGGGAGTAGGGAAAGCAttagaaagtaaaatatacaaattcaaggAGGAAGACAAACTCCTGTCTTCTCGTGGATACTCGAAGGGAAATTCTGACATTATGGTATCAACATCTCAACATAAGGACTACAATCATGTGCCTATGGGCATCTCAAGAGAGGGCTTGTCTGGTTATTCTCCTACCAGAGACCTTCATATGCCATCCTCAGATGTTCTCGAGCGAGGGAGTAGACTGGCTCCTCAGCCAATTCGCCTCGATGGATATAGTGATACGGAGAAGAACATGTTACTCGCAGAACCTGGAGGTCAATTAGATGATAAACGGAGCAGTTCACATTTATATGTTGGGTTTCCTGAGAGTAGACAGGGAGATTGGTCATATGCAGAATTTGGTAGAAGCGAATTAGACAGGATAAGTGGAAGGATCAATGATGTTGAAGAAGACTACAGAGACAAGCAGATATCGAGAATTAATGCCTTGAAGCGTAGGGTTGATGCATGTTGTCATAAAGAACaaatggaagaagatgaaCTTTTGAACCAATATCCTTCTTTTCAAGTGCAATCAACGCCTGATGTGCCGGGATCACTCCATTTCAGAAGGGAAGATGTGGATACTTTGGGTACTGAAAGTACTCACCTCAATTATGGAGCAGAAGGATATTATGGATATGGAGGTGTTAAAACAGAAAAACATCATGCCGATATAGATGGTCATCAGTGGTCTCAGTATGAAAATTCAGATCCCTTGCAATCAAGAGAATATAACCCCACCCTTGGTGGACTTTATGATAGCCCAAGAAAGAGGTTGTCTACGGTAGATTTCAGTTTCGTTGAATCCTGCGAGAGGAGCCTGAGGGACAAACACATTAGGGAAGAGATGGTGTACGAGCAAGATATTGGAATTAGAATATCTGCTGATGGAAAAGGAGCTCGTAGGATTTACAATAAAGTAGATGTGGGAGATGAAATTGATCATTTAGATTTTTCTAAGGAGCCCATGTCAAGCAGATCTGACTATGAGAAAACATGGAGAAGGTCAAGCAGGATGCACAGTGATGAAccatcttcttcaaatttccAGGCACATCGCTCAATTGAACCCCACAAATCAGACTCTAGAGATATAAAAAAGAGGTTGGGACCCACTCAAAAACTTCATGTTTCACAGCGGCTAATGAAGACGTATAAACCTTCCATAAAGAAGCGGTTAGCACCTCCTCCGTGGATAAAAAATGTGAGTTCTACCACAATAAGCAACGAGCAAAACCATCCAGATGGAGGTGATCACTATCATGATGGAAACCATTCAGAAGATCATCTTAGTCTAGCAAAATCCGAACCGCCTGAAAAGTCTGAGGAGTTCAAGCAGCTGATGCAAAGcgcatttttcaaatttctcaaacaaattaatgagACGCcgataaaaagaaataaatacatGGAGCAAGGAAGAAAAGCTGGCATTTTAAAGTGCTTTGTATGCGGCAG CATTTCCAAGGAGTTTGTTGGGGCAGATAGACTTGCAATGCATGCCGTCACATCCAAGAAAGTTGGTGTGAGGTCTCAGCATTTGGGCTTGCACAAGGCACTCTGTACACTGATGGGATGGAAGATTACAGACCACCCTAGCAGTGATTGGCGTCGTGAAGTCATGAGTGATGCAGAGACTCGAGTTTTGAAAGAAGATATCATCATTTGGCCACCGATCGTTGTTGTTCACAACAGTAGCATAGATAACACGAGTCCCGGTGAAAGGGTTATCATATCCTCTGAGAAGCTAGATACCAAGCTCAGAG ATATGGGTTATAAAAGCATTCTCAAGGTATGCTATGGAAAACCTGCGAATCAGAGTGTGTTGCTGGTAAAGTTCAACGGTACACTTTCTGGATTACGCGAGGCAGGGAGGTTGGACAAGAGCTACATCAAATCCAAGCACGGGAGAACCGATTTCAAGCAACTAAAGTCCGAATGTGGAAGTTCGCGAGGGAAAAATGCAGTATCTTCAGAGAGAGAGGATGACTATTTGTATGGCTACCTGGGAATTGCTGAGGATCTGGATAAACTCGATTTCAATACCAAGAAACGATGCGTTTTGAAGAGCAAAAAGCAGATATTGAGCTTTGTGGATGCACCTATAGATACTGGTAGAGAAACTGGCAGATGA
- the LOC125211170 gene encoding vacuolar protein sorting-associated protein 29: MVLVLALGDLHIPHRAPDLPAKFKSMLVPGKIQHVICTGNLCIKEVHEYLKTVCPDLHITRGEYDEDSRYPDTKTLTIGQFKLGVCHGHQVIPWGDLDSLAMLQRQLDVDILVTGHTHQFTAYKHEAGVVINPGSATGAFSSITYDVNPSFVLMDIDGLRVVVYVYELIDGEVKVDKIDFKKTTTPTNLPH; encoded by the exons ATGGTGCTAGTACTAGCATTAGGTGATTTACACATACCGCACAGGGCACCAGATCTGCCTGCAAAGTTCAAGTCTATGCTTGTTCCTGGAAAGATCCAGCACGTCATTTGTACTGGAAACTTATGTATCAAA GAGGTTCATGAGTACTTGAAAACTGTTTGTCCAGACTTGCACATTACTCGCGGTGAATATGATGAGGACTCACGTTATCCAGACACCAAAACATTAACAATTGGCCAGTTTAAGCTTGGTGTATGCCATGGTCACCAG GTTATTCCATGGGGAGATCTCGACTCACTTGCCATGCTCCAGAGGCAGCTAGATGTAGACATCCTTGTCACCGGCCACACACACCAATTCACTGCTTACAAACACGAGGCTGGAGTTGTCATTAATCCCGGATCTGCCACCGGTGCCTTCAGCAGCATCACTTATGATGTCAACCCTAGCTTTGTCCTCATGGACATTGATGGCCTGCGAGTCGTGGTGTACGTTTATGAACTCATAGACGGGGAGGTGAAGGTTGACAAGATTGACTTCAAGAAGACGACAACACCAACAAACTTGCCTCACTAA
- the LOC125212559 gene encoding uncharacterized protein At4g22758, which translates to MPSPKKHRKLGSSRKARSPHDLRGAAEMPPTPRTVPDLLTGSGSAEAAAASPPKLTKLLLHVTIQRSLGAVRVVMPPEATAEDLIVAALRQYEKEARLPLIRSSDASGFDLHYSQFSLESLDREEKLVSLGSRNFFLFPKKAAEATAVESGGGAVARCSNEADNSNEFPWLRFMEFSL; encoded by the exons ATGCCGTCGCCGAAGAAGCACCGGAAATTAGGAAGCAGCAGGAAGGCGAGGTCGCCGCACGATCTGAGAGGCGCCGCGGAGATGCCGCCGACGCCGAGGACGGTGCCGGATTTGTTGACCGGCAGCGGATCCGCGGAGGCAGCGGCGGCGTCGCCGCCGAAGCTGACgaagcttcttctccacgtgactaTTCAGAGGAGCCTCGGCGCGGTGAGAGTGGTGATGCCGCCGGAGGCGACGGCGGAGGATCTGATCGTCGCGGCGCTCCGGCAGTACGAGAAGGAGGCGCGGCTGCCTCTCATCCGATCCAGCGACGCATCTGGATTCGACCTCCATTACTCTCAATTTAGCTTGGAGA gCTTGGATAGGGAGGAGAAGTTGGTGTCGTTGGGATCAAGGAACTTCTTTCTGTTCCCGAAGAAAGCGGCGGAGGCGACCGCCGTGGAAAGCGGCGGTGGCGCGGTGGCGAGATGCTCAAATGAGGCGGATAACAGCAACGAGTTCCCGTGGCTGAGATTTATGGAATTCTCGCTGTAG
- the LOC125213989 gene encoding protein TIC 100 produces MATEEAPNEFQNPQYDSDADAAPAPIESSASSDSDSDSNSDSDDEPLSYLRPDGKIQQIDDGSDAENIPEVNTRRFARVLNSKRLRREEEEEEEDAEYPEDQFDFPPDPENWKEEDLKELWADAPIGMKKPGWDPHQVDDEEVEVICEEIKAGRDPPIAPFYVPYRKPYPVIPDNHYDISNPKAVVEELDRIEEFLIWVSFIFEDGSTYEGTVWDDMAHGKGVYTAEQGLVRYEGEWLQNQMEGHGVVEVEIPHMEPIPGSKLEAKMRAEGEIISRDFMSPEDREWLEKDIEDSVRFAKGQSEIPFYENEEWVRQFGQKPEKGRYRYAGEWKHGRMHGCGVYEVNERTTWGRFYFGELLNDESGCDAEISALHSGIAEVAAAKARMFINKPDGMIREDRGPYSDPQHPYLYEEEDVWMAPGFINQFYEVPDYWKMYVHEVDEERGMWLNSFYKAPLRLPMPSELEYWWSKYEEPEFVLINKEPEPDPEDPSQMIYTDDPVILHTPTGRIIDYVDDEEHGIRLFWQPAATKEGEEPNPDDAVFLPLGMDEFYGREVSAPEDTWKIRLMKSLESKGTSLLSGLEKWAEEKKKAREAKLEMMKKEMEFLEAEMDLKEAIQDLDEELKTLQQEEENKAEDEEEEERVEEEKQASISEPTAQSDQTPPVAEEKEEDEDEDEEEDDDVTGSSFGSAQGQSFANKDKDDKGGRFGKSTFAASSLAFGSPNLFSMVPRNLQNQFLRWKEGRFQKQRATPTRNHEEQCELLNASSVGFPLTGKSLKMRRVGQQMMTHHVQRASKPSLRNFAKTKARKEARSAVELSILSFHTPLPLT; encoded by the exons ATGGCGACCGAAGAAGCTCCAAACGAATTCCAAAATCCACAATACGACTCCGACGCCGACGCCGCGCCCGCCCCAATCGAGTCCTCCGCCTCCTCCGATTCCGATTCCGACTCCAACTCCGACTCCGACGACGAGCCCCTGAGCTACCTCCGCCCCGACGGCAAGATTCAGCAAATCGACGACGGCTCCGACGCCGAGAACATCCCCGAGGTGAACACGCGCCGCTTCGCCAGAGTCCTGAACTCGAAGCGCCTGCggagagaggaggaggaggaggaagaggacgCGGAGTATCCGGAGGACCAATTCGACTTCCCGCCCGACCCGGAGAACTGGAAGGAGGAGGATTTGAAGGAGCTGTGGGCGGATGCTCCGATTGGGATGAAGAAGCCGGGATGGGACCCGCACCAGGTGGATGATGAGGAGGTGGAGGTGATATGCGAGGAGATTAAGGCGGGGCGCGACCCGCCGATTGCCCCGTTTTATGTGCCGTACAGGAAGCCTTATCCGGTGATTCCGGATAATCATTATGATATTTCGAACCCTAAGGCGGTGGTTGAGGAGCTTGATAGGATTGAGGAGTTTTTGATTTGGGTTAGCTTCATCTTCGAGGATGGGAGCAC GTATGAAGGAACTGTCTGGGATGATATGGCCCATGGGAAAGGGGTTTACACTGCTGAGCAAGGCTTAGTCAG GTATGAAGGAGAATGGCTCCAAAACCAAATGGAAGGTCATGGAGTCGTTGAAGTGGAGATTCCGCATATGGAGCCTATTCCGGGTTCCAA GCTTGAAGCTAAGATGAGAGCTGAAGGGGAAATCATATCAAGAGATTTTATGTCACCAGAAGATAGGGAGTGGCTGGAGAAGGATATTGAAGATAGTGTGCGTTTCGCTAAAGGGCAGTCTGAAATTCCTTTTTATGAAAACGAGGAGTGGGTCCGGCAATTTGGACAGAAACC GGAGAAAGGTAGATACCGATACGCAGGTGAATGGAAACACGGGAGGATGCACGGTTGTGGTGTATATGAAGTTAATGAGCGAACAACCTGG GGTCGATTCTATTTTGGGGAACTTTTGAACGATGAGAGTGGCTGTGATGCAGAAATATCAGCG CTCCACTCAGGAATCGCAGAGGTTGCAGCTGCTAAGGCGCGCATGTTCATCAACAAGCCTGATGGAA TGATCAGAGAAGATAGAGGTCCGTATTCTGATCCGCAACATCCCTACTTATATGAAGAAGAGGATGTATGGATGGCACCGGGATTCATCAATCAGTTCTACGAG GTTCCAGATTACTGGAAAATGTATGTCCATGAGGTGGACGAGGAGAGGGGGATGTGGTTGAACTCGTTCTATAAAGCTCCACTTCGCCTACCCATGCCTTCTGAACTCGAGTATTGGTGGTCAAAAT ACGAAGAGCCAGAATTTGTGCTGATTAATAAAGAACCCGAACCCGATCCTGAAGACCCCTCGCAAATGATTTACACTGACGATCCCGTGATTCTGCATACTCCGACTGGGAGAATCATAGACTATGTGGATGATGAGGAGCACGGGATCAGGCTATTTTGGCAGCCTGCTGCTACAAAGGAGGGCGAAGAGCCCAACCCAGACGATGCTGTGTTTCTTCCACTCGGCATGGATGAATTTTACGGCCGCGAAGTCAGTGCTCCGGAGGATACCTGGAAGATACGCCTGATGAAATCGTTGGAAAGCAAAGGCACGTCGTTGCTGAGTGGGTTGGAGAAATGGGcagaagagaagaagaaagccAGAGAGGCTAAGCtggagatgatgaagaaagaaatggAATTTTTGGAAGCTGAAATGGATTTGAAAGAAGCCATTCAAGATTTGGATGAGGAGCTCAAGACGTTGCAGCAAGAGGAGGAGAATAAAGCGGAAGacgaagaagaggaggagcgCGTTGAGGAGGAGAAACAAGCCTCGATTTCTGAACCAACAGCCCAATCCGACCAAACGCCTCCTGTAGCCgaggagaaagaagaggacgaggatgaagatgaagaggaaGATGATGATGTTACGGGCTCCAGCTTCGGATCAGCCCAAGGGCAGAGCTTCGCGAATAAGGACAAAGACGACAAGGGTGGAAGATTCGGAAAATCTACATTCGCAGCATCTTCTCTCGCCTTCGGCAGCCCTAATCTTTTTTCTATG GTACCAAGAAATTTACAGAACCAGTTCTTGAGGTGGAAAGAGGGAAGGTTCCAAAAGCAACGCGCGACTCCCACACGCAATCATGAAGAACAATGCGAGTTGCTGAATGCATCGAGTGTTGGGTTTCCTCTCACCGGGAAAAGCTTGAAGATGCGGCGCGTGGGCCAACAAATGATGACTCATCATGTGCAACGCGCCTCCAAGCCGAGCTTGAGAAACTTCGCGAAGACGAAAGCTCGGAAGGAGGCACGATCCGCTGTGGAGCTGAGCATATTGTCATTCCATACACCATTGCCTCTGACGTGA